The following proteins come from a genomic window of Dongia rigui:
- the cobA gene encoding uroporphyrinogen-III C-methyltransferase, whose amino-acid sequence MNKLFATLPGIEPGWVWLTGAGPGDPGLLTMLAVRGLGSADVIVYDALVDKSILELARPGAVLEYAGKRGGKPSSKQPDISLRLVQLAREGKRVLRLKGGDPFVFGRGGEEALTLVENGIPFRIVPGISAGIGGLAYAGIPVTHRDSNSAVAFVTGHDATGEVPDSVDWAALAKGAPVIVLYMALKHIERIAERLIAGGRNPNAAVAVIAKATTREQRVLETTLCRAAADVAAAGIEPPAMVVIGEVVKLRAAMDWLGAMDGRKLIPDPLGQRQRDQVG is encoded by the coding sequence ATGAATAAGCTGTTTGCGACATTGCCGGGCATCGAACCCGGCTGGGTGTGGCTGACCGGCGCCGGTCCCGGCGATCCCGGCCTCCTCACCATGCTGGCGGTCCGGGGCCTCGGCTCGGCCGATGTCATCGTCTATGACGCGCTGGTCGACAAGTCGATCCTGGAACTCGCCCGCCCCGGCGCCGTCCTCGAATATGCGGGAAAGCGCGGCGGCAAGCCGTCCTCGAAGCAGCCTGACATTTCCCTGCGCCTCGTCCAACTGGCGCGCGAGGGCAAGCGCGTGTTGCGCCTCAAGGGCGGCGACCCCTTCGTCTTTGGCCGCGGTGGCGAGGAAGCGCTGACCCTGGTCGAGAACGGCATCCCGTTCCGCATCGTGCCCGGCATTTCGGCCGGCATCGGCGGCCTGGCTTATGCCGGCATCCCGGTTACCCATCGCGACAGCAATTCGGCGGTGGCCTTCGTCACCGGTCACGATGCCACCGGCGAGGTGCCGGATTCGGTCGATTGGGCGGCGCTCGCCAAGGGCGCGCCGGTCATCGTGCTCTATATGGCGTTGAAGCATATCGAACGTATCGCCGAGCGATTGATCGCCGGCGGGCGCAATCCGAATGCCGCGGTCGCCGTGATCGCCAAGGCGACGACGCGGGAACAGCGTGTGCTGGAGACCACGTTGTGCCGGGCAGCTGCGGATGTCGCGGCGGCCGGCATCGAACCGCCGGCGATGGTGGTGATCGGTGAAGTGGTGAAGCTGCGCGCGGCGATGGATTGGCTGGGTGCCATGGACGGGCGCAAGCTCATCCCCGATCCGCTCGGCCAGCGTCAACGCGACCAGGTCGGCTGA
- a CDS encoding cobyrinate a,c-diamide synthase, translating to MTRGLLIAAPSSGSGKTLTTLSLLSLLRANGVNVAGCKAGPDYIDPDFHAAATGKPCFNLDIWAMRPTVLQGLMAQQAARADLLVVEGVMGLFDGIPGLDIRNNGSSSQLAQKLGLPVLLVINAKGQGATAGAVIEGLARHDPALKIAGVIFNNVGGAGHREILQDAAKTAGVPVLGYLPHVPALKVPSRHLGLVQAREMTALEDFFAAARASFADAFDLDAIVAAAGDLPATDAALTPLLPPPGQRIALADDAAFAFTYPFHREAWALAGAEIIPFSPLNDEAPREDADAIVLPGGYPELYAGQLAGNARFLAGLRHAAASNVFIYGECGGYMTLGTHLTDAKGERHAMAGLLPVETSFAARKLHLGYRAAQALAATPFGKAGAVFRGHEFHYATIVSEGDAPALFTAEDARGRVLGPVGRRVGSVMGSFMHLIDRVAD from the coding sequence TTGACCCGCGGCCTCCTCATCGCCGCACCGTCTTCGGGCAGCGGCAAGACCCTCACCACGCTGAGCCTGCTCTCATTGCTGCGCGCCAACGGCGTCAATGTCGCCGGCTGCAAGGCGGGACCGGATTACATCGATCCCGATTTCCATGCCGCGGCCACGGGCAAACCCTGCTTCAACCTCGATATCTGGGCGATGCGTCCGACGGTGCTGCAAGGATTGATGGCGCAGCAGGCGGCGCGCGCCGACCTTCTCGTCGTCGAGGGCGTCATGGGCCTCTTCGACGGCATCCCAGGCCTCGACATCCGCAACAACGGCTCCTCGTCGCAGCTGGCGCAAAAGCTGGGGCTGCCGGTGCTGCTGGTGATCAACGCCAAGGGGCAGGGGGCAACGGCGGGCGCCGTGATCGAAGGCCTCGCGCGCCACGACCCGGCGCTGAAGATCGCGGGTGTCATCTTCAACAATGTGGGTGGCGCCGGGCACCGGGAGATCCTGCAGGACGCCGCCAAAACCGCAGGTGTGCCGGTCCTCGGTTATCTGCCGCATGTGCCGGCCCTCAAAGTCCCATCGCGGCATCTCGGCCTGGTGCAGGCGCGGGAGATGACGGCGCTCGAAGATTTCTTCGCGGCAGCACGGGCAAGCTTTGCCGATGCCTTCGACCTCGATGCCATCGTCGCGGCGGCGGGCGATCTGCCGGCGACGGATGCAGCGTTAACGCCGCTGCTGCCGCCGCCAGGCCAGCGCATCGCCTTGGCCGACGATGCGGCCTTTGCCTTCACCTATCCGTTTCACCGCGAAGCCTGGGCGCTGGCCGGTGCCGAGATCATTCCCTTCTCGCCCTTGAATGACGAGGCGCCGCGAGAGGATGCCGACGCCATTGTCCTGCCCGGCGGATATCCCGAGCTTTATGCCGGACAGCTTGCCGGCAATGCCCGATTCCTTGCCGGGCTGCGACATGCAGCGGCCAGCAACGTCTTCATCTATGGCGAATGCGGCGGCTACATGACCCTGGGGACGCATCTCACCGATGCCAAGGGCGAACGGCACGCGATGGCGGGACTGCTGCCGGTCGAAACCAGTTTCGCCGCGCGCAAGCTGCATCTGGGCTACCGCGCGGCGCAGGCGTTGGCGGCGACACCCTTTGGCAAGGCCGGGGCGGTTTTCCGCGGCCATGAATTCCATTACGCGACGATCGTCAGTGAAGGCGATGCCCCGGCCCTTTTTACGGCCGAGGATGCGCGGGGGCGCGTGCTGGGCCCGGTCGGGCGGCGGGTCGGCAGCGTCATGGGATCGTTCATGCATCTCATCGATCGCGTGGCGGACTGA
- a CDS encoding HupE/UreJ family protein yields MTLTRFAAIAALTLMATPAFAHTGFHASGFVAGLSHPFNGLDHVLVMAGIGIWAIQLGGRNLWLVPLAFVATMVLGAGLALMNFPLPEVELGIAGSVVVIGMLVGFGARLPAGTAAALIALMALFHGHAHGTELPAMASVWGYAAGFVLSTAMLHAIGLGLGLAVFRLARPAVLRAAGVLTALAGLAMVSGS; encoded by the coding sequence ATGACCCTGACTCGATTTGCGGCGATCGCCGCCCTCACGCTCATGGCTACCCCTGCCTTCGCCCATACCGGCTTTCACGCCAGCGGCTTCGTGGCGGGCCTGAGCCATCCCTTCAACGGCCTGGACCACGTCTTGGTGATGGCCGGCATCGGCATCTGGGCCATCCAGCTTGGCGGCCGAAATTTGTGGCTGGTGCCTTTGGCCTTCGTTGCGACGATGGTGCTGGGCGCGGGCCTCGCGCTGATGAATTTTCCCCTGCCGGAAGTCGAGCTTGGCATTGCCGGATCGGTCGTCGTCATCGGCATGTTGGTGGGGTTCGGCGCACGCCTGCCGGCAGGCACCGCTGCCGCGCTGATCGCATTGATGGCCCTCTTCCATGGCCATGCGCATGGGACTGAGCTGCCGGCGATGGCTTCCGTCTGGGGCTATGCGGCTGGCTTCGTTCTATCGACCGCCATGCTTCATGCTATCGGCCTGGGGCTCGGTCTCGCGGTTTTCCGCCTTGCGCGGCCGGCGGTGTTGCGCGCGGCAGGGGTTCTTACTGCGCTGGCAGGTCTCGCAATGGTTAGCGGATCGTAA